A stretch of DNA from Rattus rattus isolate New Zealand chromosome 1, Rrattus_CSIRO_v1, whole genome shotgun sequence:
GGGGGGTATTTTGTCTCTCAGTTTGAGGGTGTAGTCAGCATGGTAGGGAAGGCGGGGCTGCAGAGGCATGAAGTGGCCGGTCACACAACTTATAgagtagtcaggaagcagagagggatcgttggtgctctgctctctctctccttttgttcaGCCCTGGACCCAAGCCCAAGGTGCTGTTCATCACAACTGACTCAATCTAGGAAGTCTCTTTGGTgactctagattctgtcaagttgaacTATCCCCCACAGTGGGAAACGGTAAGCCAGCAAGGGTCACAGGCCCAGgagtcagagcagggaggcactCTGGTATAGCTTTCTCTGAGTAGAGCAGGGAAAAAGCCCAGACAAGGCCAGTCATACTGTGCGGGGTAGTGAtattttttttgacaattttggaattttgtttctttaaaaaaaaacccacagaaatattataagaatacgTTTTTGTTCTAATCCTAGGTATGGGGAGATGGGGCTGCTTCACGGctgctgactgtgatttgccccGTACTCGagcagaggcgtggttttgccagctgcagatagatTCTGAAATTGTGGGACATTTGgcattctggggacttttcagagggaatataaatgctagagcccgagggcagggtgggagtgggggttgggggagggactgGTTGCAGTTTGTTAGTCCTGCTCgaagaagaaactagaaagaaagaaattggattcagagatctctctctcccctctatcctttcgCTCCTATTTAGTGATAGGGGGCAAAACCaggggataaagggtgggaaaaagaagaacccacaaaagcAAAGACTGGCTGGCTTCAGTGTGGCACCACAGCAAGGCTCAAGCGGTTTCCTCTCCTCACGACGCCCACGCCACCACAACGGTTCTCTGCCTGTCGCACTGGTGATGGGCTCTAAGGTTGACCCTTGCCTGTGGCAGGCCTATAGCCCTCAGGGCTCAATCCCTGTCTTCCCAAGTGTTAGATTATTTAAAAAcagctgggggggtggggagagagagagagagagagagagagagagagagagagagagagagagaagaaagaaaggtgtgGTCTGACCATAGGCAGGGCTGTTTATTCACAGTGAGGGGCATCTTGTCACCCTCATGTGTGGGAGCCAACACGCCTGCAGAAGATGGGATTTGGTCTCTCATAGGGTGGATGTGACTTCTGTGGTCTGCTGGGAAATCTGGGAAGTGTGGTCTTTCAGTGGGAAAGACTCTGAGAGGATATAAAAACCGCAGGTCAAGCCGTTGAAGCTGTTCTCTGCTTAGGAGGGTGTTGCTGTCTATGTGCTGGGTTCCCGGGCCTGAGTGGTACCTTCCATCACGATGTCAGCTGTGCTAAGGCCTGGGGGCCCACGACGTTCCTCCTCACTGGTTCTATGAGCATGAGTCAGATCATGAACTCATCTGGGGGAACAGGGTTATGTTGTCTCCTTAGCATTAACAGTTTGAcagactttatttttgttttatagagcTAAGTAGGCAGTTGGGCTATCAGGGTCCTACGGTGAGAGCCAGAAGTACAAGGATCGATGGCCCAGCCATGGCCTGAAGTAGAGTAGTTAACCAGGGAGAACACAGACTGGCACGGGCTGTTAGATTTCgatgtctctctcctgtctccttatTTTTAagggtgcttgtttgtttgtttgttttaattaaaggTCCCCTCTCCTCTTTATTTTCCTAGTTTTCATTTGTACCCGATAGGTGTCCAGAAAGGTCCCCAGGGTTGAACGATCAGTTGTCACAGTGGTGGCCAGAAATGGAACTGTATCCTGTGCTGCTCATCCACCCATTTTTCCCTATCCCGCCTCCTAGTCTGattttttattcctctctcatatattacatcctgaccgcagtttctcctccctcccctccccctctcgaAGGTTATTTTTAACCATGGCTAAATCCTTCTAATTATCTCTGATTGACGGCCACAGaatggacagattttttttttttttttgtattatataCAGACTTCCTTGTCTCACAAAGAGGAGGTCCAATCCCCTCCATTTTGAAGAGCAACCTCAGCTAAAGAATCTAACTGGGCTTCCAGGTTGGAAGCAGAATTTTTCCATGGCCCAGGTCTGTGTTCCTTGAGTACTGAGTGTTTAAAAAgttttttcccggggctggggatttagctcagtggtagagcgcttacctaggaagcgcaaggccctgagttcagtccccagctccaaaaaaaaccaaaaaaaaaaaaaaaaaaagtttttttcccCCCCCTTAACTAGGGCTGAAGTTTCAATTGCGGCAGAGCCCATGATACTGGCCCCCGCCAACAGGGGAATGGGGACAGCTTGTTGTGCACGGGGAAGCCTAGCGTGTAGATTTAGGTGGGTCCCAGTGGCCACCATTgccatagcaacagcagcagcaacagccacTGCCCATGAGCCTGAGGGAAGCCATGAGCCATGCAGGGAGGAATGGGGGTAACAGTGGCAGGACTGTTCCCTTTCCACTTTCGATGTTTCTCCCGTCTACAGAACTGACAGAATCATATAGAAAGGCACACGTAAAGACAAGCAGGGGTGGTCACCATACATTCTACAGACAGGCCAGGGGAGTCTGGTAATGTCTCAcctggatcccagacattgggtCAGCCCTAACAGACGGACACAGAGCCTCTGGAGGTAACGGACCAGGCAACacttgagtttgtttctttttgggggggggtgcagtGTCAGCTTCAGGGAGCAAATGGTCAAAGGGAGTCCTAAGGCCCTGGAAAGTCCTCTGGTTGCACACTTCCTGGGAGCCCCTAGACTACCATACTCCTCTTCTCTGCACCATGGGGATCTGAGACCCATGGTGCCTCAAGGTCTGTCTCTGGGGATCTTGTTGCAACCTTTAGAAATGGTGTGAGGTATgcaccagagaagactactcagaTATGGATTTAAACCAAACGGAGGTCTTTATTAGCTGGCTGGTGACTACACTGGGTCACCCCAATGTCGTCCTGAGCCATTCTCAGGGCGAGCTTTTACCAACAACCATatcctgggttgacatacttcagttagcaAGAGCAGTTAGCTAggagaactacagaagccaagaTGAGTGCTTCGAGAGACCTTCCCGGAAATATAGAATTTGacggattaggtctttgttttcattatgaGAGGAACTGCTGTCTACGTGCTAAGTTTTATGGCCCAAATGGTACTTCcaccatggagtcagttgtgctaaggtctgggagCCTGTTTCAACACCAAGCTTGCGGGGTCCTTCCACCCCTGGTTAGAGTCACTTTCTTACTGTGCATGGGCCTGGACACCAGTATCCCTGTTGGGTCATGGAATTAATGGTGACAAAAGCTTAGGAGGCAACCTGCTTCTGGACCCCCACAAAACCGTTTAGGGAAGCATGTGGTACCTAACAGGTAACCTTGGGCACTTAACCTGCATGTCATTTCCAGCCTCCCTGACTTCTCTACATCTCTGCGACGTCATATAAGAAGTTGTGATGATGCTGGCTGAGGAGTTAGCCTTGGTTGTGTAGTGGGTCTGAAATGGGGGCGTCTGGGAGAAACATCTCAAGTAGAAAGGGAACAATCCTGCCCACCATTACCTCCACCGCCCCTTCCCTCATCTGTGTGACTTACACTGACCCTTCACAGCAGTCCTTTCTGGCCCTCCTTCCAGATGTTGGCATCTATGAATAAACATCATCAATTTGGGTGAAAAGAGGGGGCGGGGGTGAAAGCAAGAATGGCTGCCATTTCGGAGGTCAGCAGAGCAGCCCTTCCATTGGGGCACATGGTCAAGGAAGATTAAGTAGGGGTGCGGATGTCCACAGGAAGGCTGCTCAGACCCCTTAGAGCCTGGAGAGCTCACAGGGATGATTCGGTTCAGAGTAAAACCATTTATTGCACACTAGGACCCCAGCAAGCACAGTGAGGGAGATGCTGTGCCTCCTCTTAGCGGGGCGAAGCACAGAGCTGGTAGGGGCGCGGGGTGGTCAGAGCACCAAAGACGCCATAGTCGCTGGGCCGGGGCTGTCCGGCGGGCACGGAGAAGCTGAAGCGCTGCAAGaggcaggtgaagaagaggaagagctcCATGCGGGCCAGGGGCTCCCCCAGGCATGCTCTGCGGCCTGTGGTGGGACAGGGGCTCAGTCAGTCTGGGGCCTGATTGGAGCTCCACCCTCCCAGCCACCCTGGGAATAGACAGGAAGTCAGGCCCCCCAGAGGTACCTGCTGAGAATGGCATGAAGGCCTCATGCTTCACAAAGTTGCCCTGGGCATCCAGGAAGTGTTCAGGGTGGAAGCGGAGGGGCTTCTCCCAGACGGTCTCATCCTTCAGCACGGACGACAGGTTGGTGATGAGGGTTGTCCCCTGACAGGAGGCACATGTTTTGGACATGGACAGGGTGTTACTTCCTAGACCGTAGTCACCAAGTTCACAGGCACAGACAGCTTCTACCTTACACACTGGATCCTTTCTTGTTAACCCAGACCTAGAAGCTTCTCAGCTCTCATTAATGCTATGACAGGGATATGTGACAAGCGACAGAAGGTGTCACATGTCTTTGTGGGTCATGGCTGTTATAACCACTCTGTCACATTTTCCCTTGCTTGCCCTTCTAGCTGTGGATTCCAGGGCACAGCTGTTGCTCTTGTTTCTCCTCCCGTACTTCCCAGGGGAAGTTGGTTCTGTGGAGTTGAGAATTGGGTTGTGTAAAGTCCAGTCCTTCTTACCTGAGCAGCTCAGGCCACTGGGTAGCTGGCAACACTGACTTAGACACTGGGGGGACCCAGGCTTACCTTAGGGATACGGAAGCCCTGCACTTCAATGTCACGAGATGTCTTGTGAGGCACACCAAGAGGGAGAATGTCTGCAAAGCGCTGCACCTCATGGATGACAGCATTGGTGAAGGGCATGCGGGCCTGGTCTGCCATCTCTGGATGCCGCACCTGCCCTATGACCTCATCGATTTCCTGTTGTACTCGGCCTGGAAGGACAGCATCCGCTCAGTTAACGAACAGCAGAGGGTGCCCCTTGTCCCTCCACTACCTCTATGATAAGGACTGGGTCCACGGGAGTAAGGTGGCCACCATCCTTGCTGGAGTCTGGGTCAAACCAGTGCTGGGAGCCACAAATGTCCCAAGTAAGCTTAAGGAGtgtgccttcccctccccctcctttcttcccttccccggCCAGGCTTACACTGCACATCCGGATGCAGGATCATGAACAGCAGGGCCCAGGTCAGTGTGGTGGAGGTGGTCACCATCCCTGCCATGAACAGGTCAGCCACCACCACACGCAGGTTCTCATCATTGAAGCTGCTCTCAGGATTCCCCTTGGCCTGGCCAGGCAGAAAGGAAGGGCTCAGTAGGGAGAGGAAGTCCCACCATGGCCTCCCATTGTCCTCAGGGCAGCCCAGGGCATGAATCACTTGGTGATACACAGGACCCTACCCATCTGGCCTCACAGCTCACAGGACCTCAGCCCATAGCCTTCCGGCTACATCTCTTGGAGCTGCCAATCACCTTCTCCACCTCAGCCAGGAAGGCATCAGTCAGATCTCGGGGCGGCTGCGCAGGGTCCCAGGTCACCTTGTGTTCAGTTAGCAGCTCGTCCAGCATGGCAACGAAGGCCTTCTTTCCAGAGAATACCTTGCCAAGAAGCCCTGGGATGTGTAGGAGCATCGGGAACACATTCAGGAGCTGTGGGCAGCACAGAGGGACCAATGGGAGAGGCCAGGGGGCCCCCGGGCTCACTTGCAATAGCCCCTGGTCCCAGTGTCCTCCAGGATAGACAGGTGACATCGTTCCCTCCCTGCCAGCCTCTGACTTTCCTCTTTGCCCTGAGCTTCCAGAAGGGCCATCATACTGTGGAAATGTCACAGACCTGTGGGGCTGCCACATGGATGAGGAGCCCAGGCACTCACTATTTCTAGGCACTTCTAGCCTACCCCGTCCTTCCCATTGACGTGTGTCCATCTCCTCCCAGAATGTCCTCCTCCTGTCACTCCTGCATGTCAATCATCTCCCTGAGAGACTCCACTGTCTGAAGtcatctgggtacagagaacccCAAGCCTCGCACCATGGGCAGGAATCCAGATTCCTCCTCAAGAGTGTCCTTCAGCAAGTCCAGGAGCCTGATGAAGCGTGGGTCATCGTACTCAAAGCGGCAGGCAAAGAGGAGGGACGCGATCACGTTACACACTGCTTTGTCCAGTAGAGTGTTAGGGCTGAAAGGGAATCCTGGGAGCAGAAATGCCAGTCAGGGCCTTGGTTGTCTCTCCCCACCTATCCCCACCTATCCCCACCAATCCACCACCTACCACTATGGTCAGCGAAGGCAGCACAGAGGCATCTGGCCTCCTCTGTCACCCACTGCTCCAGTGACTTCTTGCCCAGGCCAAAGTGACGGAAGGTGGACACAGAGAAGCGCCGCTGCTGACGCCAGGCAGGTCCATACCGCGCGAGGACCACACCTGGAGGACCACACTTAGGCCTGAGACCTCGCCCTCTTTCCCACCCCTGTGCTACTTCACTGCCACCACTGTCAGACCCTTTGCTCACCCGTTAGCCGTCtgccttccttgtcttttctttgttcctgtccctcctccaccTCAACTAGGTCCCAAACTGCCTCTGGTCCCCGAGCCCTCTCTAGTGTCCCTTTCCCCACCACTCCTGCCACTGTCTGCATTTGCCTTGAGAGCGTGGTCCAAAGCCCGACTGGTCATTGAAATGCAGCGGTGGCCGGTCAGCGGTGTCCTCGCTGTATTTCACCAGTGCCTCTCGCAGGGCTGGCAGCCCATTCAGTACAACCACCGACTCAAAGGCCAGCTGTAAGCTGAACAGGTCCCCAAAGCGATGTCTCAGCTGTAGGCAGGGAGTGAGGGCGTTACCAGCAAGCCTGGGTTACCGCGCTTAGCTGTTCTGGACAGGACTTGGTGGGGAGACCCAGAGTGAGCCCCACAGAAGGATGACATCTATTATTTGTCTGGGGAACTACCTTGGACTCAGACCTTGCTGGTGTCACGCATTTGCCGGTTGGTCCCACTGGCATCCCCATGTCTAGATGAGGAAACTAAGCCTCACAGATGTAGGGGAGCCTGAGAATCGGAAACAGCAAAAGGATGGGAGCagcacttcctgtctctcaaCTTTGATTTCCTGACAGAGACACTCGTTTAGGATCATGGCcccaccccatttttaaaagactttatgtatatgaatagatTGTTGCTGTCtgcagacaaaccagaagagggtattgatcccattatagatagttatagccaccatgtggttgctgggaattgaactcaggacctctggaagagcagtcagtgctcttaaccgctgagccactcTCCAGTGCCCCTTCCTGCATTCTTGAAACATTTCCCTCCAGTGGAATGAAAAGGAATGTGAAGCCTATATGACTCGATGACTCGattttccatttattcattcattcattcagtgtgtgtgtgtgtgtgtgtgtgtgtgtgtgtgtgtgtgtgtaatttttgtCTTAGTATGTAGCTAGGGTCGGCTTGGGACTTTCTATGTAGGTCAAGCTGGtgctgaattcacagagatctgctggcttttgcctcctgtgattgctGTGAAAGTCTCCACCACTGCATTGattgcttttttccttttaaaatgttagatttcttttggaaacagtttcattatgtagcatgggcctggaactcagtatgttaGACCAGACTAGCCTAGGACTCAAAGAAATatgcccacctctgtctcttaaGCGCTGGGCTTAGAGGCGAGCACCTCCACAGCTGGCCTTTAAGTCTCCGTTTTAGAGAGAGTTTCGCTATGCAGTTCAAGATGGAATTCATAACCTacctgctttagcctcccaacTACAGGTGCTCTGGGATCAGAATGCAaccccagcaccaccaccaacccTTACAGCCTATCCTGTTAACTGGATCTCAGACGGCTGCCAGGACCCATCTCACCTCCTAGCTGTTGCCTTTGGAAACTCCAGTGAGTCCTCCGGTTCTGCACCACCCTCCTCAGGAGGAGCCTCTTAACCCGCTTTGTCCTGGGAACCAGCTCCGTGTCCAGCATGCAGTTTCACCACCACTCACCTGTTCTAATAAGGGGTCACCATGGCCTCTCCTGACCACCAACAATTCCCTTACCTTTTGAAAGCCCGCTGGCATATTCTGGAAGTCTATCTGCAGCAGGTTACCCAGCACAGGCCAGGGCACAGGGCCCGGAGGGTAGCGAGAAGTCCAGCGCTGGCGCCTGTGCATCAGGTCCACCAGAAGTAGGAAGATGACTGTGAATATGGCTATGGGCCACAGTTCAGACCCCGTCGGCAGCCTCATGGCTGCCCTGCTGCTCTTTGGGTTTCTCTGGAAACACCTCTCAATCCCGACTACAGCCACCTAGGACCAAGGAACGATAGCATTATCAGGCCCTGGGCGCTCAGTAAGGGACCGAGCtgccctttctcctctgctttaaGCAGAGTGCAAAGAAGGTTCAAGGCAGGCCAGGGGCATTGGCCTTAGAGATCCCTCCTTCTCTAAGCtctgtttgtgcatgcatgtgtgcatgtttgcgcgtgcgtgcgtgcgtgcgtgtgtgtgtgtgtgtgtgtgttgcatctccCCAAAAGCAACATCTCTTCAAGAGGAATGGCAGAAAATTGTAGGCCCAGGGCAATAGCCACTGATGGCGTAGGGAATTAGAAAGCCATGATTAAGGGTTTGacacccacccccccaacccccccagcaGGAGAGCCAGCGCTTGGATGTCTGTGACCTTATCTAGAGCAAGGTTTCCACAGAATCAAGGAGTACAGGTTATATGAACTGAGCGATGGCTCAGATGGCTCAGACAAGCTTGAGAGTTTGGCTTGGCTCCTATGTGGTGTCTCCCACTCCCACAGGCCCTATTTTACTTTGTCACACACTTCTCATCAAACAGGATGGCCAAAAGCCAGCTCAGATGCGTCTCGTACCCTTCCACTGCGAGCAGTTGGCAAATGCTAGCGATTGCACGCGCTGCAGAAGGCTCCCAGGCCTCTCGCTCATTCAATCATcaaaatttaaagagaagaaGCTAGGCTTTTCCTAGTGACCCAGACAGACCTCTGTCCACTCCAGGTCCACTAGAATGAAGACCCTAGCTCTCTGAGCCATCCGCACAAGTCCGAGAGTCAGCGAGTTTAGCATTAGCTTCTTACACACTCTAACCTGCAAGCTTCACCGCCTCTAAGCCAGACTACGGCTGTCTGCAACCAAGATACATTCCATCGGCATGTTGTGAAAATGCCTTTGTTTGTGGGCAAAGGCCCAAACAGGAAAAAGCATTCCCTTGTTGAGTTACAATCAACGTCGCTGAGTGGAAATCACattgctggggggtgggggggagatcaa
This window harbors:
- the LOC116914293 gene encoding cytochrome P450 2D4 encodes the protein MRLPTGSELWPIAIFTVIFLLLVDLMHRRQRWTSRYPPGPVPWPVLGNLLQIDFQNMPAGFQKLRHRFGDLFSLQLAFESVVVLNGLPALREALVKYSEDTADRPPLHFNDQSGFGPRSQGVVLARYGPAWRQQRRFSVSTFRHFGLGKKSLEQWVTEEARCLCAAFADHSGFPFSPNTLLDKAVCNVIASLLFACRFEYDDPRFIRLLDLLKDTLEEESGFLPMLLNVFPMLLHIPGLLGKVFSGKKAFVAMLDELLTEHKVTWDPAQPPRDLTDAFLAEVEKAKGNPESSFNDENLRVVVADLFMAGMVTTSTTLTWALLFMILHPDVQCRVQQEIDEVIGQVRHPEMADQARMPFTNAVIHEVQRFADILPLGVPHKTSRDIEVQGFRIPKGTTLITNLSSVLKDETVWEKPLRFHPEHFLDAQGNFVKHEAFMPFSAGRRACLGEPLARMELFLFFTCLLQRFSFSVPAGQPRPSDYGVFGALTTPRPYQLCASPR